The genomic DNA TGTGACCTTCGATGATGCGGCCGTCAGCGTTGTAAATGGGTTGAGGCTGGACTTCCCAGTCGAGGTGAGCGGCATTGATCATGGTGGCCGAATCGGGGACATGGTCGAGGACATAGTCCGAAGTCGGATCATGCCATGCAGGCTTGAGGGCGGTTGCCAATTCCTTGCGTCCATTAACGACTGAAATTTCGGCTGCCATTGTCGAGTCTCCCAAGTGTGAACTTGTTATGCTGACCACGATGGGCAGCGTTCACACCGGGAAGGTACACCGCAACTCAAGTGAATCTGTCCTATGCTCGAACGCCCCGCAAAATGATTCGGCGTATCGTTCCGGCTTTCCAAGGCTTGCCGCCTCGTGCAAATCGCTCCTGGCTATTCAGCACCTGCGCAATGTCTTCGTATGAACGACGTCTTCCACTCCGAGGTTTGCGGCGCAGCGAAATCATGAGTTCCATCGTTTCCTTCTCGCCGGGTAGTTCACCATATGGCCGTCTGCCTTCGCAACGTCCTATATTTCTTTTGACTCGTTGGCGTGCGGCTCGCAGCTTCAGAACAATAACGCTCTTTTCAAACTGAGCGACTGCACCAAGTATTTGGCGAATGAGAACCTTGGTGGGATCTCCGTCATCAGCAGTCAGGTCGTTACCACTTGCGGCCTCAATCACATGCACGCCTAGCTGCCTGAACTGGCTAATGATCACTTCGCCTACCATCAGGTCACGAGCGATGCGGTCTGCACGCTCAACCAGAACATGTCGCACGCCGTTTGAATCAATTCGGTCAAGCAATGCTGCCAGTCCATCACGATCCGAAAGCTCCGTTGTGCCGGATACACCCTCATCACGAAACTGATCAACAACTTCGATCCGGTTCGCTTGAGCGTAGGTGTAGATTGTTTCCGCTTGGCGAGTGAACCCATCGCCCTTAATCTGCGACCTACCAGAGACACGCAGATACGAAAACGCCTTTAACTGCTTTGATTTCATTGGCTTATGTCGAATGCCAGCGCCATTTCTACAGAAAAGGCGCTGAACGGCCTTTCTCTTGAGGTTGAATGGGGTGAAGTACACACGTAGTGGGACAGGAAGACACGATCTCGAAAGCGGCGGAATTCGTGGAAATACGGCGGCAGAATCCGAACGCATCAAAGTACACAGTTGACCACTCACTCTTGGCGTTTCAAAGCCAAGAACAATTGGCGAATCATTTCGCCGGTATCAGTGTTGGCAGAGTTTGGAAAGTGTTCCGCCACCAACGCAGCGACTTGAGATCCAGTAACATCCAGCCCCAGAGATTGCAGTCCAGTAATAATCTCCGTTTGGTCTGCATCCCTTGCTGGAGTGATTGCAGTTCTGCGATTCG from Rosistilla oblonga includes the following:
- a CDS encoding recombinase family protein, with amino-acid sequence MKSKQLKAFSYLRVSGRSQIKGDGFTRQAETIYTYAQANRIEVVDQFRDEGVSGTTELSDRDGLAALLDRIDSNGVRHVLVERADRIARDLMVGEVIISQFRQLGVHVIEAASGNDLTADDGDPTKVLIRQILGAVAQFEKSVIVLKLRAARQRVKRNIGRCEGRRPYGELPGEKETMELMISLRRKPRSGRRRSYEDIAQVLNSQERFARGGKPWKAGTIRRIILRGVRA